One region of Vitis vinifera cultivar Pinot Noir 40024 chromosome 1, ASM3070453v1 genomic DNA includes:
- the LOC100259307 gene encoding protein CHUP1, chloroplastic, with translation MIVRLGFLVAASIAAYGVQQFNIKNSRSRASLGKPSENGEASSEEGQNKEERKEQLTCSDDYLKEVDGEEEEEKEEVKLISSEINWDLSIPPDIEDEEILPEFEDLLSGEIDIPLPSDKFDTETAAKVEKDRVYETEMANNANELERLRNLVKELEEREVKLEGELLEYYGLKEQETDIAELQRQLKIKTVEIDMLNITISSLQAERKKLQDEVALGVSARKELEVARNKIKELQRQIQVEANQTKGHLLLLKQQVSGLQTKEQEAIKKDAEIEKKLKAAKELEVEVVELKRRNKELQHEKRELLVKLDGAEARVAALSNMTESEMVAKAREDVNNLRHANEDLLKQVEGLQMNRFSEVEELVYLRWVNACLRYELRNYQTPGGKISARDLSKSLSPRSQERAKQLMLEYAGSERGQGDTDLESNFSHPSSPGSEDFDNASIDSSTSRYSSLSKKPSLIQKLKKWGKSRDDSSVLSSPARSFGGGSPGRTSISLRPRGPLEALMLRNAGDGVAITTFGKIDQEAPESPETPNLSHIRTRVSSSDSLNNVAASFQLMSKSVEGVLDEKYPAYKDRHKLALEREKQIKEKAEKARAERFGDSSDLKYESRAKAERDKSVTLPPKLAKIKEKPLVSADSSDQSIDSKMEDSQVASKMKLAHIEKRAPRVPRPPPKPSGGAPAGPGANPSSGVPPPPPPPPGAPPPPPPPGGPPRPPPPPGSLPRGAGSGDKVHRAPELVEFYQTLMKREAKKDTPSLVSSTSNAADARSNMIGEIANKSSFLLAVKADVETQGDFVQSLATEVRAASFTKIEDLVAFVNWLDEELSFLVDERAVLKHFDWPEGKADALREAAFEYQDLMKLEKRVSTFEDDPKLSCEAALKKMYSLLEKVEQSVYALLRTRDMAISRYREFGIPVDWLLDSGVVGKIKLSSVQLARKYMKRVSSELDALSGPEKEPNREFLILQGVRFAFRVHQFAGGFDAESMKVFEELRSRVKTQTGEDNKLET, from the exons ATGATAGTAAGGTTAGGCTTCTTGGTTGCAGCTTCAATTGCAGCCTATGGAGTTCAGCAGTTCAACATCAAAAACTCAAGGTCGCGTGCCTCTCTAGGCAAGCCTTCAG AAAATGGTGAAGCAAGCTCTGAAGAGGGCCAGAATAAAGAGGAACGTAAAGAGCAGCTCACATGTTCTGATGATTACCTCAAAGAGGTGGAT GGGGAGGAGGAAGAGGAGAAAGAAGAGGTTAAATTAATTAGTAGTGAAATAAACTGGGATCTGAGTATTCCACCTGATATCGAAGATGAAGAAATTTTACCTGAATTTGAAGACCTTTTGTCTGGGGAGATTGATATTCCATTACCTAGTGACAAGTTTGACACAGAAACCGCTGCCAAGGTGGAGAAAGACAGAGTTTATGAAACTGAGATGGCAAACAATGCAAATGAACTGGAGCGGCTGCGCAACCTAGTGAAGGAATTGGAAGAGAGGGAAGTGAAGCTTGAAGGTGAATTGCTCGAGTACTATGGTCTGAAGGAGCAGGAGACGGACATTGCTGAGTTACAAAGGCAACTTAAGATCAAGACTGTTGAAATTGACATGCTGAATATCACCATTAGTTCTTTGCAGGCTGAGAGGAAGAAGCTTCAAGATGAGGTTGCACTGGGTGTTTCTGCAAGGAAGGAGCTTGAAGTGGCAAGGAATAAAATCAAGGAATTGCAGAGGCAGATTCAGGTTGAAGCTAACCAGACAAAAGGCCATTTGTTGTTGCTTAAACAACAAGTTTCTGGTCTTCAGACAAAGGAGCAGGAAGCTATCAAGAAAGATGCTGAGATTGAGAAGAAGCTTAAAGCTGCAAAGGAGTTAGAGGTAGAAGTTGTGGAGCTTAAGAGGAGGAACAAAGAACTTCAGCATGAAAAAAGAGAGCTACTAGTTAAGCTGGATGGTGCTGAAGCTAGAGTAGCAGCCCTCTCAAATATGACAGAG AGTGAAATGGTCGCCAAGGCAAGAGAAGATGTGAATAATTTAAGACATGCAAATGAAGACCTTTTAAAGCAAGTGGAAGGGCTCCAGATGAACAGATTCAGTGAGGTTGAAGAGCTAGTGTACCTTCGTTGGGTCAATGCTTGCCTAAGGTATGAACTTCGGAATTACCAGACACCTGGAGGAAAGATATCAGCGCGTGATCTTAGCAAGAGCTTGAGCCCCAGATCGCAAGAGAGGGCTAAACAGCTGATGTTAGAATACGCAGGATCAGAACGTGGGCAAGGGGACACAGATCTTGAAAGCAACTTTTCCCATCCATCCTCTCCTGGAAGTGAGGATTTCGACAATGCTTCCATAGATAGTTCAACTAGTAGATATAGTAGTCTAAGTAAGAAACCTAGCTTAATTCAAAAGCTGAAGAAATGGGGCAAAAGTAGAGATGATTCTAGTGTTCTTTCATCACCAGCTAGATCCTTTGGGGGAGGCTCCCCAGGCAGAACTAGCATAAGCCTACGTCCAAGGGGTCCATTAGAAGCCTTAATGCTAAGAAATGCAGGTGATGGTGTGGCCATCACTACATTTGGTAAGATTGATCAGGAAGCTCCTGAATCTCCTGAAACTCCAAATCTGTCACACATTAGAACAAGGGTTTCTTCTAGTGACTCACTGAATAATGTTGCAGCATCATTCCAATTGATGTCAAAATCAGTGGAAGGAGTTTTAGATGAAAAGTATCCTGCATATAAAGACCGTCATAAACTGGCCTTAGAGAGGGAGAAACAAATTAAGGAAAAAGCTGAGAAAGCAAGAGCAGAGAGGTTTGGTGACAGTTCAGATTTGAAGTATGAGTCTAGGGCCAAAGCAGAGAGAGACAAATCTGTCACTTTGCCTCCAAAACTAGCAAAGATAAAGGAAAAACCCCTTGTTTCTGCTGATTCAAGTGATCAATCCATTGACAGCAAGATGGAGGATTCTCAAGTGGCGAGCAAGATGAAACTTGCTCACATTGAAAAGAGGGCTCCTAGAGTGCCACGCCCACCTCCTAAACCTTCAGGAGGGGCTCCTGCAGGTCCAGGTGCTAATCCTTCGAGTGGAGtaccacctcctccacctcctccTCCAGGTGCCCcgccacccccacccccacctgGTGGACCGCCTCGTCCACCGCCCCCACCAGGAAGCCTCCCAAGAGGGGCAGGAAGTGGAGATAAAGTTCATCGGGCTCCTGAACTAGTTGAATTCTATCAGACACTGATGAAACGTGAGGCGAAGAAGGACACACCATCTTTGGTCTCTTCAACATCTAATGCAGCAGATGCCAGGAGCAACATGATTGGTGAAATTGCAAACAAATCATCATTCCTTTTAGCT GTGAAAGCTGATGTGGAAACTCAAGGTGATTTTGTCCAGTCATTGGCAACTGAAGTTCGAGCTGCTTCCTTTACCAAAATAGAAGATCTGGTGGCCTTTGTGAACTGGTTAGATGAAGAGCTCTCCTTCTTG GTTGATGAACGGGCCGTTCTCAAGCACTTTGATTGGCCTGAAGGGAAAGCAGATGCATTAAGAGAAGCAGCCTTTGAATATCAAGACTTGATGAAATTGGAGAAGCGAGTCTCTACTTTTGAAGATGATCCCAAACTGTCATGTGAAGCTGCTCTAAAGAAAATGTACTCATTGCTCGAAAA AGTGGAACAGAGTGTTTATGCACTCCTACGTACGCGGGACATGGCCATTTCAAGATATAGGGAGTTTGGAATTCCTGTTGACTGGCTTCTAGATTCTGGAGTTGTTGGCAAG ATTAAACTTTCGTCTGTACAACTGGCAAGAAAGTATATGAAGCGTGTATCATCAGAGCTTGATGCACTGAGTGGACCAGAGAAGGAACCAAACCGAGAGTTTTTGATTCTGCAAGGCGTGCGTTTTGCTTTCCGTGTTCATCAG TTCGCGGGAGGCTTTGATGCGGAGAGCATGAAGGTTTTTGAAGAACTGAGGAGCCGTGTGAAAACACAAACAGGCGAAGACAACAAGCTAGAAACATGa
- the LOC100254250 gene encoding uncharacterized protein At1g26090, chloroplastic isoform X1 yields the protein MASSPLLLSSALSRNPNSGLSIRRRRHGALATTASSEEDHSTKLVTFLGKGGSGKTTSAIFAAQHYAMTGFNTCLVIHSQDPTAEYLLNCKIGTSPIICNNNLSAVRLETTKMLLEPLHLLKKADAELNITQGVLEGVVGEELGVLPGMDSVFTLLALERLVGFLGNLGRRNLRKDKYDIIIYDGINTEETLRMIGVTSRARLYLKYLRNMAERTDIGRLAGPSLLRLVDEAMSLSTRGSNLNGKMSSEIWDILERALERGSSAFGEPREFGCYLVVDPNNPASVSSALRYWGCAIQAGAQVSGAFGTASPHSDVESEEIVKNFSPLPFALCPHVPMGSLPDWNAIISSNPSEDARNLLSAPASSSSNVMEPVKFDPSKKSVSLLMPGFDKSEIKLYQYRGGSELLVEAGDQRRVIRLPPEIQGKVGGAKFADRKLVITMR from the exons ATGGCTTCTTCACCTTTGTTGCTATCGTCAGCATTGTCACGAAACCCTAATTCCGGATTATCTATCCGAAGAAGACGGCATGGAGCTCTGGCCACGACAGCATCGTCGGAGGAAGATCATTCCACCAAATTGGTCACTTTTTTGGGCAAAGGTGGTTCCGGCAAGACCACTTCCGCCATCTTCGCGGCTCAG CATTATGCCATGACAGGGTTTAATACATGCTTGGTGATACATTCCCAAGACCCAACTGCGGAATATCTTCTGAACTGTAAGATTGGAACTTCTCCCATAATCTGCAACAATAACCTTTCGGCTGTTAGGTTGGAAACCACTAAA ATGCTTCTTGAACCACTACATCTGCTGAAGAAAGCAGATGCAGAACTTAATATCACCCAAGGGGTTCTCGAAGGG GTGGTGGGAGAAGAGCTTGGAGTGCTTCCTGGGATGGATTCTGTGTTTACATTGCTCGCACTTGAGAGGCTGGTGGGATTCTTAGGGAATTTGGGTCGAAGAAATCTCCGAAAAGATAAATATGACATAATCATATATGATGGTATTAACACTGAGGAAACCCTACGCATGATAGGTGTAACCAGTAGAGCAAG ATTGTACTTGAAATATCTGCGCAACATGGCTGAGAGAACTGATATTGGAAGGTTGGCTGGTCCTTCACTCTTGAGGCTTGTTGATGAAGCCATGAGTTTAAGCACCAGGGGATCCAATCTCAATGGGAAAATGAGTTCCGAAATATGGGACATACTGGAGCGTGCTCTTGAG AGAGGATCTTCTGCTTTTGGAGAACCACGTGAGTTTGGCTGCTACCTTGTGGTGGACCCAAACAATCCAGCATCAGTGAGCTCTGCATTACGATACTGGGGTTGTGCAATTCAAGCTGGTGCACAGGTTTCTGGTGCATTTGGCACGGCTTCTCCACATTCTGATGTTGAATCAGAGGAAATAGTCAAGAACTTTTCACCCTTGCCTTTTGCTTTGTGCCCACATGTCCCAATGGGTTCCCTGCCTGATTGGAATGCAATCATATCAAGCAATCCCAGTGAAGACGCACGAAATCTTCTTTCTGCACCAGCAAGCAGCAGCAGCAATGTTATGGAGCCAGTTAAGTTTGATCCATCCAAGAAATCAGTCAGCCTTCTCATGCCAGGTTTTGACAAGTCAGAGATCAAGCTATACCAA TATAGGGGAGGATCTGAATTGCTGGTGGAAGCAGGGGACCAGAGACGTGTCATTCGTCTGCCACCAGAAATTCAAGGAAAGGTTGGAGGTGCCAAATTTGCAGACAGAAAACTTGTCATCACAATGcgatag
- the LOC100254250 gene encoding uncharacterized protein At1g26090, chloroplastic isoform X2, with product MASSPLLLSSALSRNPNSGLSIRRRRHGALATTASSEEDHSTKLVTFLGKGGSGKTTSAIFAAQVVGEELGVLPGMDSVFTLLALERLVGFLGNLGRRNLRKDKYDIIIYDGINTEETLRMIGVTSRARLYLKYLRNMAERTDIGRLAGPSLLRLVDEAMSLSTRGSNLNGKMSSEIWDILERALERGSSAFGEPREFGCYLVVDPNNPASVSSALRYWGCAIQAGAQVSGAFGTASPHSDVESEEIVKNFSPLPFALCPHVPMGSLPDWNAIISSNPSEDARNLLSAPASSSSNVMEPVKFDPSKKSVSLLMPGFDKSEIKLYQYRGGSELLVEAGDQRRVIRLPPEIQGKVGGAKFADRKLVITMR from the exons ATGGCTTCTTCACCTTTGTTGCTATCGTCAGCATTGTCACGAAACCCTAATTCCGGATTATCTATCCGAAGAAGACGGCATGGAGCTCTGGCCACGACAGCATCGTCGGAGGAAGATCATTCCACCAAATTGGTCACTTTTTTGGGCAAAGGTGGTTCCGGCAAGACCACTTCCGCCATCTTCGCGGCTCAG GTGGTGGGAGAAGAGCTTGGAGTGCTTCCTGGGATGGATTCTGTGTTTACATTGCTCGCACTTGAGAGGCTGGTGGGATTCTTAGGGAATTTGGGTCGAAGAAATCTCCGAAAAGATAAATATGACATAATCATATATGATGGTATTAACACTGAGGAAACCCTACGCATGATAGGTGTAACCAGTAGAGCAAG ATTGTACTTGAAATATCTGCGCAACATGGCTGAGAGAACTGATATTGGAAGGTTGGCTGGTCCTTCACTCTTGAGGCTTGTTGATGAAGCCATGAGTTTAAGCACCAGGGGATCCAATCTCAATGGGAAAATGAGTTCCGAAATATGGGACATACTGGAGCGTGCTCTTGAG AGAGGATCTTCTGCTTTTGGAGAACCACGTGAGTTTGGCTGCTACCTTGTGGTGGACCCAAACAATCCAGCATCAGTGAGCTCTGCATTACGATACTGGGGTTGTGCAATTCAAGCTGGTGCACAGGTTTCTGGTGCATTTGGCACGGCTTCTCCACATTCTGATGTTGAATCAGAGGAAATAGTCAAGAACTTTTCACCCTTGCCTTTTGCTTTGTGCCCACATGTCCCAATGGGTTCCCTGCCTGATTGGAATGCAATCATATCAAGCAATCCCAGTGAAGACGCACGAAATCTTCTTTCTGCACCAGCAAGCAGCAGCAGCAATGTTATGGAGCCAGTTAAGTTTGATCCATCCAAGAAATCAGTCAGCCTTCTCATGCCAGGTTTTGACAAGTCAGAGATCAAGCTATACCAA TATAGGGGAGGATCTGAATTGCTGGTGGAAGCAGGGGACCAGAGACGTGTCATTCGTCTGCCACCAGAAATTCAAGGAAAGGTTGGAGGTGCCAAATTTGCAGACAGAAAACTTGTCATCACAATGcgatag
- the LOC100249149 gene encoding cationic amino acid transporter 8, vacuolar has protein sequence MAEQTQNHKPTRSYWRWSKQDFFPEESFQNLASYKTALSHTCFRLKDRLLNRSSVANEMLLFQESENAMKKCLTWWDLVWMSFGSVVGSGIFVITGQETRYDAGPAIILSYAVSGFSALLSVLCYTEFAVEIPVAGGSFSYLRVELGDFVAFIAAGNILLEAIVGAAGLARSWSSYFASMINTDTDFLRIRVSYFADGFNLLDPIAAVVLLIADGIAMSGTRRTSILNWISSVLSFMVILFIIVIGFIRGKTSNLVPFFPYGARGVFRAAAVVYWSYTGFDMVATMAEETKNPTRDIPLGLVGSMSMITVVYCLMALVLSMMQKYNEVDANAAYSVVFEKIGMTWAKYLVSICALKGMTTSMLIGGLGQARYMTQIARAHMIPPWFALVHPRTGTPINATLLMAIPGATIALFSSLDVLSSIFSFSTLLIFMLVAVALLVRRYYVKDTTAKRDLVKFLACLIVIIGSSIGIAVLWNSNTTEWVGYAVGAFLWFLGTLGMGLLPKQRVTNVWGVPLVPWLPSLSIGMNLFLIGSLGYQAFLRFFICSAVMLIYYFLVGLHATYDMARQNQQA, from the coding sequence ATGGCCGAGCAGACCCAAAATCACAAACCCACAAGAAGCTATTGGAGATGGAGTAAACAAGACTTCTTTCCAGAAGAGTCTTTCCAGAACTTGGCTTCATACAAAACTGCTCTTTCCCATACATGTTTCAGGCTCAAGGACCGTCTTCTGAACCGATCCTCCGTTGCAAATGAGATGCTTCTTTTCCAGGAGAGTGAAAACGCCATGAAAAAGTGCCTCACCTGGTGGGACTTGGTCTGGATGAGCTTCGGCTCAGTTGTTGGATCTGGCATATTTGTGATCACTGGGCAGGAAACTCGTTACGATGCCGGACCCGCCATTATATTATCATATGCTGTTTCGGGTTTCTCTGCATTGCTTTCCGTGCTTTGTTACACCGAGTTCGCAGTTGAAATACCCGTTGCAGGGGGGTCTTTCTCTTATCTTAGAGTAGAATTAGGCGACTTTGTTGCATTTATCGCGGCCGGGAACATTCTCTTGGAGGCAATTGTTGGTGCTGCTGGTCTGGCTCGGTCTTGGTCCTCCTACTTTGCCAGTATGATCAATACAGACACCGATTTTTTGAGAATTCGGGTGAGTTATTTTGCAGATGGTTTCAATCTATTGGACCCAATAGCAGCAGTTGTTTTGTTAATTGCAGACGGTATAGCCATGAGCGGGACTAGGAGGACATCTATTTTGAACTGGATCAGTTCTGTGTTGAGTTTTATGgtaattttgtttattattgtAATTGGGTTCATTCGTGGCAAGACTTCAAATTTGGTCCCCTTCTTTCCGTATGGTGCAAGAGGGGTTTTCAGGGCTGCGGCAGTTGTGTACTGGTCCTATACCGGTTTCGACATGGTTGCGACCATGGCTGAAGAAACCAAGAATCCCACCAGAGACATACCACTGGGTTTGGTTGGTTCGATGTCAATGATCACTGTTGTTTATTGCTTGATGGCCTTGGTCCTTTCCATGATGCAAAAATACAACGAGGTAGATGCAAATGCTGCTTATTCGgttgtgtttgaaaaaattGGCATGACATGGGCTAAGTATCTTGTTAGCATATGCGCCCTCAAGGGCATGACCACGAGCATGCTAATTGGAGGCCTAGGGCAAGCTCGATACATGACTCAGATCGCAAGAGCTCATATGATTCCCCCCTGGTTTGCCCTCGTTCACCCACGGACCGGAACCCCCATAAATGCAACTCTACTCATGGCCATACCCGGTGCTACGATCGCTCTTTTCTCTAGTTTGGATGTCTTGTCTAGTATTTTTTCATTCAGTACACTCTTAATCTTTATGTTGGTCGCTGTTGCACTGCTCGTGAGGCGATATTATGTGAAGGATACCACTGCGAAGCGTGATTTGGTCAAATTTCTGGCTTGTTTAATTGTTATCATTGGATCATCGATTGGAATAGCAGTGCTTTGGAATTCAAACACGACAGAATGGGTTGGATATGCAGTGGGAGCATTTTTGTGGTTTCTCGGAACTTTGGGGATGGGGTTGCTTCCAAAGCAGCGAGTTACAAATGTCTGGGGTGTTCCACTTGTCCCCTGGTTGCCATCACTGTCAATTGGGATGAACCTGTTTCTCATAGGATCACTGGGTTATCAGGCATTCTTGAGGTTCTTCATTTGCAGTGCAGTAATGCTAATTTACTACTTTCTTGTTGGTCTCCATGCAACTTATGATATGGCTCGTCAGAATCAACAAGCATAA
- the LOC100852498 gene encoding uncharacterized protein LOC100852498, producing the protein MVPILNSGNHLGYVLIGFGLFLSATAIVALCAKHAGFVSRKCNKTSNPKLVPKSPLASPKELLTSISNKAVPFIYKKKGGDEAGAETGACRVEEGTGEGGLWQKSILMGERCQHPEFSGVIFYDGYGNQVSEPPRTPRASPLPSFSYPMAKGAS; encoded by the coding sequence ATGGTCCCAATATTAAACTCTGGTAATCATTTGGGATATGTGCTGATAGGATTTGGCTTGTTCCTCTCAGCAactgctatagtagctttgtgtGCCAAACATGCAGGCTTTGTTTCAAGAAAGTGCAACAAAACCAGTAATCCAAAACTGGTCCCTAAATCACCATTAGCTTCCCCCAAGGAGCTCCTCACAAGTATCAGCAACAAGGCTGTCCCATTCATCTACAAGAAAAAGGGAGGTGATGAAGCTGGAGCTGAAACTGGGGCCTGCAGAGTGGAGGAAGGAACCGGGGAAGGTGGCTTGTGGCAGAAGTCAATCTTGATGGGTGAGAGGTGCCAGCACCCAGAATTTTCAGGTGTAATCTTTTATGATGGTTATGGAAATCAAGTCTCTGAGCCTCCAAGGACACCTAGGGCCAGCCCCTTGCCAAGTTTTTCTTATCCAATGGCTAAAGGTGCAAGCTAG
- the LOC104878841 gene encoding CLAVATA3/ESR (CLE)-related protein 12 produces the protein MALKRISHLLFVLLWLSILLLFLHEYYNVKPRSISYYSSSSVSRQPPISRKVLSSKFDFTPFQKQRHRHRHHHSHRHGRSPNMQVQPEPAGTEIDPRYGVEKRLVPTGPNPLHH, from the coding sequence ATGGCCTTGAAGAGGATTTCCCATCTACTCTTTGTTCTTCTCTGGCTTTCTATCCTCTTGTTATTTCTTCATGAATACTACAATGTCAAGCCCAGAAGCATAAGCTACTACTCATCATCATCAGTCTCTCGCCAACCTCCCATCAGCAGAAAGGTTCTCTCCAGCAAATTTGACTTCACCCCATTCCAGAAACAGCGCCACCGCCACCGCCACCACCACAGCCACCGCCACGGCCGCTCACCGAACATGCAGGTGCAACCGGAGCCAGCTGGAACCGAGATCGACCCGCGTTACGGCGTCGAGAAGCGGCTCGTCCCGACTGGCCCCAACCCATTGCACCATTGA
- the LOC100254193 gene encoding uncharacterized protein LOC100254193: protein MSSLAAARADNFYYPPEWTPNQGSLNKFHGQHALRERARKIDQGILIIRFEMPFNIWCGGCNSMIAKGVRFNAEKKQVGNYYSTKIWSFTMKSACCKHEIVIQTDPKNCEYVIISGAQRKTEEFDIEDAETFALPADEERGKLADPFYRLEHEGEDLQKKKEAEPVLVRLQRVSDARHSDDYSLNKALRAQLRNQKKRVAEEEFVSKKLGLGIRLLPATEEDAAIAARMKFSSKFERNRKEKRALINAASIFPGSSGSSLSDKKRLELGSKRRKIKAGTASELLTRGFKPSSWLKSSVSSSQSRGMSVASRHL from the exons ATG TCGTCACTTGCAGCTGCTAGAGCAGACAATTTTTACTACCCGCCAGAATGGACACCGAATCAG GGTTCTTTGAACAAGTTTCATGGTCAACATGCTTTGAGGGAGCGAGCAAGAAAAATAGACCAGGGCATCTTAATTATAAG GTTTGAGATGCCTTTCAATATATGGTGTGGTGGATGCAATTCTATGATTGCAAAGGGTGTGCGGTTCAATGCAGAGAAAAAGCAAGTTGGAAATTATTATTCTACTAAG ATATGGAGCTTTACCATGAAGTCTGCATGCTGCAAACATGAGATTGTTATTCAGACTGATCCAAAAAACTGCGAGTATGTGATTATCAGTGGGGCTCAACGGAAAACGGAGGAGTTTGACATTGAGGATGCTGAAACCTTTGCACTCCCCGCAGATGAAG AAAGAGGCAAGCTTGCAGATCCATTTTACCGTCTTGAACATGAGGGAGAGGATTtgcagaagaagaaagaagctGAGCCAGTTCTAGTTCGCCTCCAGCGGGTATCTGATGCTAGGCATTCAGATGACTATTCCCTTAACAAGGCTCTCCGGGCTCAACTTAGA AACCAAAAGAAGAGAGTTGCTGAAGAGGAGTTTGTCTCGAAGAAACTTGGGCTTGGCATTCGATTGCTACCAGCAACCGAAGAAGATGCAGCTATTGCAGCACGCATGAAGTTCTCTTCCAAGTTTGAGAGGAACAGGAAGGAGAAGCGAGCATTAATTAATGCTGCTTCAATCTTCCCTGGGTCATCTGGGTCTTCACTGTCTGATAAGAAACGTTTGGAACTAGGatcaaagagaaggaaaatcAAGGCAGGCACAGCATCTGAGTTACTGACAAGAGGATTTAAACCGTCGTCATGGTTAAAGAGCTCCGTATCTTCGAGCCAGAGTAGGGGGATGTCAGTGGCTTCAAGACACCTCTAG